In a single window of the Amycolatopsis sp. cg5 genome:
- a CDS encoding wax ester/triacylglycerol synthase family O-acyltransferase: protein MVKEQRLSGLDASFLYLETSAQVLHVCGLVTLDGSTMPGGYAFEKFKEQLHARVSQIPAFRRKLHDPFWNFRHPVWVEDDEFDLDHHVHRIGVPAPGDRAELADLCAHIAGQPLDRGRPLWEMFVIEGLEDGGIAVLIKMHHASVDGVSGANLITYLAGLEPDAPLPEIEQPETPGVPHGFALLRDSVRSAVKLPFEAARLLPDLLGIVPAWVGKALRGKAMPAPFTAPRTSFNGTITGHRSVAYATVDLGDVKRIKNAFGVTVNDVVLALCAGGLRQYLSDRGELPADPLIASVPVSVRERSEREHGSNKVSAFFASLPTHLADPAARVFALAEGNRLSKDHHHSMDADMLQDWAQFSAATMFGLAVRAYSALRLAEKHPVVHNLVVSNVPGPPMPLYLLGARITGLFPLGPVFHGAGLNVTVLSNAGRVDIGLLGARELVPDLWPLADAIPLAMKELLNALPG from the coding sequence GTGGTCAAAGAACAGCGGTTGAGCGGCCTGGACGCGAGTTTTCTGTACCTGGAGACGTCGGCGCAGGTGTTGCACGTCTGCGGGCTCGTCACGCTCGACGGCTCCACGATGCCCGGCGGGTACGCGTTCGAGAAGTTCAAGGAACAGCTCCACGCGCGGGTGTCGCAGATCCCGGCGTTCCGGCGCAAGCTGCACGACCCGTTCTGGAACTTCCGCCATCCGGTGTGGGTGGAGGACGACGAGTTCGACCTCGACCACCATGTGCACCGCATCGGCGTTCCCGCCCCCGGTGACCGTGCCGAGCTGGCCGACCTGTGCGCGCACATCGCCGGGCAGCCGCTCGACCGGGGCCGTCCGCTGTGGGAGATGTTCGTCATCGAGGGGCTCGAGGACGGCGGCATCGCCGTGCTGATCAAGATGCACCACGCGAGCGTCGACGGGGTGAGCGGCGCGAACCTGATCACCTACCTGGCCGGGCTGGAACCCGACGCGCCGTTGCCGGAGATCGAGCAGCCGGAGACGCCCGGCGTTCCCCACGGGTTCGCTTTGCTGCGGGACAGTGTCCGCTCGGCGGTGAAACTGCCGTTCGAGGCGGCGCGGCTGCTGCCCGATTTGCTGGGGATCGTGCCAGCCTGGGTGGGTAAGGCGTTGCGGGGCAAGGCGATGCCCGCGCCGTTCACCGCGCCGCGTACCTCGTTCAACGGGACGATCACCGGGCATCGGAGCGTCGCGTACGCGACCGTCGACCTCGGCGACGTGAAGCGGATCAAGAACGCGTTCGGGGTGACCGTGAACGACGTCGTGCTGGCGTTGTGCGCGGGCGGACTGCGGCAGTACCTGAGCGACCGGGGTGAGCTGCCCGCCGATCCGCTGATCGCCAGCGTCCCGGTCTCGGTGCGGGAGCGGAGCGAACGCGAGCACGGCAGCAATAAGGTCTCGGCGTTCTTCGCCTCACTGCCGACGCATCTGGCCGATCCGGCGGCGCGGGTGTTCGCGCTCGCCGAGGGGAACCGGCTCTCGAAGGATCATCACCACAGCATGGACGCCGACATGCTGCAGGACTGGGCGCAGTTCTCGGCCGCCACCATGTTCGGGCTGGCGGTGCGCGCGTACTCGGCGCTGCGGCTGGCCGAGAAGCATCCGGTGGTGCACAACCTGGTCGTCTCCAATGTCCCGGGCCCGCCGATGCCGCTCTACCTGCTCGGCGCGCGGATCACCGGGTTGTTCCCGCTCGGCCCGGTCTTCCACGGCGCCGGGCTGAACGTGACCGTGCTGTCCAACGCGGGCAGGGTCGACATCGGCCTGCTCGGCGCGCGAGAACTCGTTCCAGACCTGTGGCCGCTCGCGGACGCCATCCCGCTCGCGATGAAGGAACTCCTCAACGCACTGCCTGGTTGA